The following are from one region of the Nitrososphaerota archaeon genome:
- a CDS encoding transcriptional regulator encodes MIKENQKALKLAKESLMNRIAGEIIMSPNPGAAMRKWRELFEISKSELAKEIGFVPSVLSDYEKSRRKSPGTSFIKKFVSTLISIDEKRGGNCIEKYSLIPKDLSKVILDMAEFIIPRTVQDITKAIDGVILACKESINLPIYGYTIINSIEAIKTLTGNEFIQLFGVNSMRALIFIDVSKGRSPMVAVRIYPIKPKMVVIHGPKSQDDVDKLAIELAELDYIPLVLSLKPSVEELVDSMKRLKIVK; translated from the coding sequence ATGATTAAAGAAAATCAAAAAGCATTGAAATTAGCTAAAGAATCTTTAATGAATAGAATAGCTGGAGAAATAATAATGTCTCCAAATCCAGGAGCTGCTATGCGTAAATGGAGAGAATTATTTGAAATATCTAAAAGTGAATTAGCAAAAGAAATTGGTTTTGTACCATCTGTTTTAAGTGATTATGAAAAAAGTAGGAGGAAATCTCCCGGTACTTCTTTTATAAAAAAATTTGTTTCAACTCTTATTTCTATAGATGAAAAAAGAGGTGGAAATTGCATTGAAAAATATTCATTAATACCCAAAGATTTAAGTAAAGTAATTTTAGACATGGCTGAATTTATTATTCCAAGAACTGTTCAAGATATTACTAAAGCAATTGATGGAGTAATATTAGCTTGTAAAGAAAGTATAAATTTACCAATATATGGTTATACTATAATAAATAGTATTGAAGCAATAAAAACGCTTACAGGAAATGAATTCATTCAATTATTTGGAGTAAACTCTATGAGAGCATTAATTTTTATAGATGTTAGTAAAGGAAGGTCTCCTATGGTAGCTGTAAGAATATATCCAATAAAACCAAAAATGGTTGTAATACATGGTCCTAAAAGCCAAGATGATGTAGATAAACTTGCTATAGAATTAGCTGAATTGGATTATATACCTCTTGTTTTATCTCTTAAACCTAGTGTAGAAGAACTTGTAGATTCAATGAAAAGATTAAAAATAGTTAAATAA